From Salvelinus namaycush isolate Seneca chromosome 2, SaNama_1.0, whole genome shotgun sequence, one genomic window encodes:
- the LOC120065534 gene encoding T-complex protein 1 subunit delta-like has product MLEAMAGPKMPSGGMRNKGRGAYVDRDKPAQIRFSNISAGKAVAECIRTSLGPKGMDKMIQDGKGDVTITNDGATILKQMQVLHPAAKMMVELSKAQDIEAGDGTTSVVVIAGALLDACAKLLQKGIHPTTISESFQKAVDKGVEVLTGMSQPVLLSDRETLLNSATTSLCSKVVSQYSSLLAPMSVDAVMRVIDPATATGVDLHDIHIVKKLGGTIDDCELVDGLVLTQKVVNSGMSRVEKAKIALIQFCLSPPKTDMDNQIVVSDYAQMDRVLREERAYILNLVKQIKKAGCNVLLIQKSILRDALSDLALHFLNKMKIMVIKEIEREDIEFICKTIGTKPIAHIDQFLPEMMGTAELAEEVSLDGSGKLVKITGCTNPGKTVSIVVRGSNKLVIEEAERSIHDALCVIRCLVKKRALIAGGGAPEIELALRLAEYSRTLPGMEAYCVRAYADALEVVPSTLAENAGLNPISTVTELRNRHAQGEKTAGINVRKGGISNILEELVVQPLLVSVSALTLATETVRSILKIDDVVNTR; this is encoded by the exons ATGCTTGAAGCAATGGCTGGACCGAAGATGCCAAGTGGTGGGATGAGAAACAAAGGACGAGGGGCATATGTGGACCGTGACAAGCCAGCACAGATTCGGTTCAGTAACATCTCCGCAGGAAAGG CTGTCGCTGAATGCATCAGAACCAGCCTTGGCCCTAAGGGGATGGACAAAATG ATTCAGGATGGGAAGGGTGATGTGACCATCACCAATGACGGGGCCACCATCCTGAAACAGATGCAGGTGCTGCACCCTGCAGCCAAGATG ATGGTGGAGCTGTCCAAAGCCCAGGATATTGAGGCTGGCGACGGCACAACTTCTGTGGTCGTGATTGCTGGTGCCCTGCTTGACGCATGTGCCAAGTTGCTTCAGAAGG GAATCCACCCCACCACAATCTCTGAGTCGTTCCAGAAGGCGGTGGATAAGGGCGTGGAGGTGCTGACGGGCATGAGCCAGCCGGTGCTCCTGAGCGACCGCGAGACACTGCTGAACAGCGCCACCACCTCCCTGTGCTCCAAGGTGGTGTCGCAGTACTCCAGCCTGCTTGCGCCCATGAGCGTGGACGCCGTGATGCGCGTCATCGACCCGGCCACCGCCACCGGCGTGGACCTGCACGATATCCACATTGTCAAGAAGctggg TGGGACAATTGATGACTGTGAGCTGGTGGATGGCTTAGTGTTGACCCAGAAGGTGGTCAACTCCGGCATGTCCCGTGTGGAGAAGGCCAAGATCGCCCTCATCCAGTTCTGCTTGTCCCCGCCCAAAACCGAC ATGGACAACCAGATAGTAGTGTCAGACTACGCCCAGATGGACCGCGTGCTGCGCGAGGAGCGCGCCTACATCCTCAACCTGGTCAAACAGATCAAGAAGGCGGGCTGCAACGTCCTGCTCATCCAGAAGTCCATCCTCCG AGATGCTCTGAGCGATCTGGCCCTCCACTTCCTGAACAAGATGAAGATCATGGTGATCAAGGAGATCGAGAGGGAGGATATTGAGTTCATCTGCAAG ACTATCGGCACCAAGCCCATCGCCCACATTGATCAGTTCCTTCCTGAGATGATGGGCACCGCCGAGCTGGCAGAGGAGGTCAGCCTGGATGGCTCTGGCAAGCTAGTCAAG ATCACAGGCTGCACCAACCCCGGTAAGACGGTGAGCATCGTGGTGCGCGGCTCCAACAAGCTGGTGATCGAGGAGGCGGAGCGCTCCATCCACGACGCTCTGTGTGTCATCCGCTGCCTGGTGAAGAAGAG GGCTCTGATCGCCGGTGGCGGCGCCCCTGAGATCGAGCTGGCCCTGCGTCTGGCTGAGTACTCCCGCACGCTGCCAGGCATGGAGGCGTACTGCGTGAGGGCCTACGCAGACGCTCTGGAAGTGGTGCCGTCCACACTGGCCGAGAACGCTGGCCTCAACCCCATCTCCACTGTCACAGAGCTCCGCAATAGGCACGCCCAGGGCGAGAAGACTGCCGGGATCAATGTCCGCAAG GGCGGTATCTCCAACATTCTGGAGGAGCTGGTGGTGCAGCCTCTGCTGGTGTCTGTCAGCGCTCTGACCCTCGCCACCGAGACGGTCCGCAGCATCCTTAAAATTGATGACGTG GTGAACACCCGATAA